The following proteins are co-located in the Desulfoscipio sp. XC116 genome:
- a CDS encoding diguanylate cyclase has translation MDNVDIINLLLVLSTLVILYFLLLVAKRTSKKQIHYAVLSITASMLLWNVAVLLYSTFDNARSIMAICERLYFLGTILVSISILFTGLIFAQTKIKFTWKHALLFVVPSISIVVLLTNQSHHLFYAVFSLIPSKQNFGIYFTVHTIYSYLCIGIGLAFLAVFSIKNYGVFSKQSSLIFIGIMISLIIDTISTFKIFDWSTAIENIAFAVTISFFIIATVKFDFLNVIPIALQTVVDLISDSYVVIDEDFEIIDYNKAFISSFTGVSRKVSIAAIIKKNYDDLNVKRFMEFLDEAVCEQKKVSFEMPKSLGEAIVYYMVKITPIYDSGNHIGTIILKQDITEHKNNLQEVMQLNERLQSLATQDWLTQSYNRYFFDERLQQEIDLVNRLQVYGQESGNSINNFGLIMFDIDYFKIYNDNNGHLAGDELLQTIVTVVKKALYSTDILCRYGGEEFAVICCHTSEKGIKIAAEKIRKTVEDYKFRFQDKQPGGILTVSVGAAYYSTANVKREDLIKRADNYLYLAKKSGRNKAVF, from the coding sequence TTGGACAATGTCGATATCATTAATCTGCTATTGGTTTTATCCACATTGGTTATATTATATTTCTTATTATTAGTCGCGAAAAGAACGTCCAAAAAACAAATCCATTATGCTGTTTTAAGCATAACAGCCAGCATGCTCCTATGGAATGTCGCAGTGTTATTGTATTCGACTTTTGACAATGCCCGATCGATAATGGCAATTTGTGAGCGACTGTACTTTTTGGGTACGATTCTCGTATCAATTTCAATATTATTTACCGGGCTAATATTTGCGCAAACCAAAATAAAATTTACATGGAAGCATGCACTACTGTTTGTCGTTCCCAGCATCTCTATTGTGGTGCTGCTTACGAATCAAAGTCATCACTTGTTTTATGCTGTCTTTAGCTTGATACCCTCCAAGCAAAATTTTGGCATCTATTTTACTGTACATACGATATATTCCTATTTGTGTATAGGGATTGGTTTGGCTTTCCTGGCGGTTTTCTCCATAAAAAATTATGGCGTTTTCTCCAAACAATCCTCATTAATATTTATCGGTATTATGATTTCACTGATCATTGATACAATCAGCACATTTAAGATCTTTGATTGGTCAACGGCAATCGAAAATATCGCCTTTGCCGTGACCATTAGCTTTTTTATAATAGCCACGGTAAAGTTCGATTTCCTGAACGTAATCCCCATCGCCTTGCAAACAGTTGTTGATTTGATTTCTGACAGCTATGTGGTGATTGATGAGGATTTTGAGATCATTGATTACAACAAAGCTTTTATAAGCAGTTTTACCGGGGTATCTAGAAAAGTCAGCATTGCGGCAATAATTAAAAAGAATTATGACGATCTCAATGTTAAGAGGTTCATGGAATTCCTGGACGAAGCAGTTTGTGAGCAAAAAAAGGTGAGCTTTGAAATGCCCAAATCCCTGGGCGAAGCCATCGTCTATTATATGGTGAAAATCACACCCATTTATGACAGCGGCAATCATATAGGAACGATAATTTTAAAACAGGATATTACCGAGCATAAAAATAATTTGCAGGAGGTTATGCAGCTCAATGAGAGACTGCAGAGTCTGGCAACCCAAGATTGGCTGACGCAGTCTTATAATAGGTATTTCTTTGATGAAAGATTACAGCAGGAGATTGACCTGGTAAACAGACTGCAGGTATACGGTCAGGAATCAGGCAATAGCATCAATAATTTTGGGTTAATCATGTTTGATATAGACTATTTTAAAATCTATAACGATAACAATGGGCATCTGGCCGGAGATGAGCTTTTACAAACAATCGTTACGGTTGTTAAAAAGGCATTATATTCAACGGATATATTATGCAGATACGGCGGAGAAGAGTTTGCCGTTATTTGCTGCCATACCTCAGAGAAGGGAATTAAAATAGCTGCGGAAAAGATCAGAAAAACTGTAGAAGATTATAAGTTCAGGTTTCAGGATAAACAGCCGGGTGGTATCTTGACAGTCAGCGTTGGTGCGGCATACTACTCAACGGCTAACGTGAAAAGAGAGGATTTAATAAAAAGAGCGGATAATTATCTGTATTTAGCCAAAAAAAGCGGAAGAAATAAGGCTGTTTTTTAG
- a CDS encoding fatty acyl-CoA synthetase: MFLLTDREKEKFNVINKENLDFIRSRYNKVNRWVIADMVCRSAYRYPNKPALIFNDKTLTYTQLEEECNRFANALLHLGLQKYDRVAILAHNTIHHVITWLGTAKAGGIYLAVNYLLRDKDISFCINHSESKVFIVEDALYDLVKDVIDDMPAVKTFIWSNQGKGEIAPVGFADYDSWYSQYPASEPDVELNIEDPVQMTYTSGTETLPKGVILTNQSLIAEYTGCIIDGQYHTDDVNLNALPIFHCAQRDCFLNPCLMLGATNLLLLQADPRQIMEYIENYKVTMFFAPPTVWIGLLRHPDFEKYNLDSITKGYYGASIMPVEVLKEIQRRLPNCRDFYNYYGQTELSPYHTVLKPRYQMSKAGSAGQGGLNMETRIQDDEHRHIAVSNVPGEICGRGPHTMLFYLKEAEKTDATLANGWFHSGDIGILDDDNFVSVIDRKKDMIKTGGENVPTREVEEVIYLDPRVSEVAVVGLSHDIWVEGVTAIVVPKEGETIAKEEIIDLCKKNLAGFKVPKGVIFIKQLPKTPSGKILKRDLRQEYKNFYQSKL; the protein is encoded by the coding sequence ATGTTTTTATTAACTGACCGGGAGAAAGAAAAGTTTAACGTGATTAATAAGGAAAACCTGGATTTCATCCGCAGTCGTTATAATAAGGTTAATCGCTGGGTAATTGCCGATATGGTTTGTCGCAGTGCCTATCGTTATCCCAATAAGCCGGCCTTGATCTTCAATGATAAAACCCTAACCTATACCCAACTGGAAGAAGAGTGCAATCGGTTTGCCAATGCCCTGCTGCATTTGGGATTGCAAAAGTATGATCGGGTGGCTATATTAGCGCATAATACCATTCATCACGTAATCACCTGGCTAGGTACCGCCAAAGCAGGGGGCATCTATTTGGCAGTTAATTATCTGTTAAGAGATAAAGACATCAGCTTTTGTATTAATCACTCGGAAAGTAAAGTTTTTATTGTAGAGGATGCTTTATATGATTTAGTAAAGGACGTTATTGACGATATGCCTGCTGTCAAAACTTTTATATGGTCAAATCAGGGGAAAGGGGAGATCGCTCCCGTTGGTTTTGCCGATTATGATAGCTGGTACAGCCAATACCCGGCCAGTGAGCCTGATGTAGAATTAAATATTGAGGACCCGGTGCAAATGACTTACACAAGCGGTACAGAGACTTTGCCCAAGGGGGTTATACTTACCAACCAATCACTTATTGCGGAATATACAGGCTGTATTATTGACGGGCAGTATCATACCGATGATGTTAACCTCAATGCATTGCCTATTTTTCACTGTGCTCAGCGGGATTGCTTCCTTAACCCCTGTCTTATGCTCGGGGCAACCAACCTACTTTTGCTGCAAGCGGATCCCAGGCAAATAATGGAGTATATTGAGAATTATAAAGTAACCATGTTCTTTGCGCCACCTACCGTATGGATCGGATTGCTTAGACATCCCGATTTTGAAAAATACAACCTCGATAGCATTACCAAAGGATATTACGGCGCTTCCATAATGCCGGTGGAAGTGCTGAAAGAAATTCAGAGAAGACTGCCCAACTGCCGGGATTTTTACAACTACTATGGGCAAACGGAGCTAAGCCCCTATCATACCGTATTAAAACCCCGCTACCAAATGTCTAAGGCCGGTTCGGCAGGGCAGGGCGGTTTAAATATGGAAACCCGTATTCAAGATGACGAGCACCGGCATATTGCAGTTTCTAATGTACCCGGCGAGATTTGCGGTCGGGGGCCACATACTATGTTGTTTTATTTGAAGGAGGCTGAAAAGACAGATGCCACTTTGGCCAACGGTTGGTTCCATAGTGGTGATATCGGTATTTTAGATGATGATAATTTTGTGTCGGTTATCGACCGTAAGAAGGATATGATCAAAACCGGGGGTGAGAATGTTCCCACCCGTGAAGTTGAAGAAGTCATATATTTAGATCCTCGCGTATCTGAGGTGGCGGTGGTGGGCCTATCCCATGACATATGGGTGGAAGGAGTTACCGCTATCGTGGTGCCTAAAGAAGGCGAGACTATCGCAAAAGAGGAAATCATTGATTTGTGCAAGAAAAACCTGGCTGGCTTTAAAGTACCCAAAGGGGTTATATTTATTAAACAATTGCCTAAAACCCCCAGCGGTAAAATTTTAAAAAGGGATTTGAGGCAGGAATATAAAAATTTTTACCAAAGCAAGCTGTAA
- a CDS encoding long-chain-fatty-acid--CoA ligase, with the protein MLTISSILELSAAKYPDRPALIYPAKYQRFTYREWNDQVNRMANGLLKLGIAKGDRVSTFLGNTGELVSTLFATARVGAVANPINCQLSPAELAFILNDAESRALVYGADERERVLKARAKIKTVEHFIYVDEQPPDYTVPYYQLLQEQPDYRPQAQVLENDWYSIIYTSGTTGKHKGVIHRHRDIVEHSMCMIATQQLTYQDRGLSVAPLYHSAELHCFFMPRVHAGAANIIHKTFSTQSVFQVLEIEKITVMYADPSRWKALVEQVGQRRLPWFRLLMSGGAPMPPDLTVQCQQSLQTKMIHYYGMTEMGPVISVLLPHEQADKLGSVGKPLINHDIRVVRMDDVYPSQPEDIVEAGHKGEIIVRGTGMMQGYYNRPEMTARVLYGGWYHTGDIGYIDREGYLWLVDRYDDCIFWGVDNIYPREIEEVLIEHPDIQEAAVVGVDSWRGIEITAFIVSNNISLTAGDIEVFLRESDKLAHFKIPGAYKFVSELPRGTTGKVQRRLLAKRIKKTIR; encoded by the coding sequence ATGTTAACTATTAGCAGCATTCTGGAGTTGTCTGCAGCAAAATACCCGGATCGGCCGGCTTTAATTTATCCGGCTAAGTACCAGCGGTTTACTTATCGGGAATGGAACGATCAGGTTAATCGTATGGCCAACGGTCTGTTGAAGCTGGGCATTGCTAAGGGGGACCGGGTATCGACGTTTTTAGGCAATACCGGCGAATTGGTAAGTACTCTATTTGCGACAGCCAGAGTGGGTGCGGTTGCAAATCCCATTAACTGTCAGTTGAGTCCCGCTGAACTGGCTTTTATTTTAAACGATGCCGAGTCACGGGCATTGGTCTATGGCGCGGATGAGCGGGAAAGGGTGCTTAAGGCTCGCGCCAAAATAAAAACGGTGGAACATTTTATATATGTGGATGAACAGCCGCCGGATTATACCGTGCCTTATTATCAGCTGCTTCAGGAACAGCCGGATTATCGCCCGCAAGCACAGGTGCTTGAAAATGACTGGTATTCTATAATCTATACCAGCGGCACAACAGGCAAACATAAAGGGGTTATCCACAGGCATCGGGATATTGTCGAGCACAGTATGTGCATGATCGCCACTCAGCAGCTGACTTATCAAGACCGTGGTTTATCCGTGGCACCGCTGTATCACTCAGCCGAACTGCATTGCTTTTTTATGCCGCGGGTGCATGCGGGTGCCGCCAACATTATTCATAAAACCTTCAGCACTCAGAGTGTGTTCCAAGTTTTAGAGATAGAAAAAATTACGGTTATGTATGCCGATCCGTCCAGGTGGAAAGCTCTTGTGGAACAGGTCGGCCAGCGCCGCTTGCCGTGGTTTCGCCTTTTAATGAGCGGCGGTGCCCCAATGCCTCCGGATTTAACGGTGCAGTGTCAGCAATCCCTGCAAACTAAAATGATTCATTATTACGGCATGACTGAGATGGGACCGGTCATATCCGTTCTGCTTCCCCATGAACAAGCCGATAAGCTTGGATCGGTCGGTAAGCCGCTTATTAATCACGATATTAGAGTAGTGCGCATGGATGATGTTTACCCCTCTCAGCCGGAGGACATTGTGGAAGCCGGTCATAAGGGGGAGATTATTGTTCGAGGCACGGGCATGATGCAGGGATACTATAACCGGCCGGAAATGACTGCCCGAGTGTTGTATGGAGGTTGGTACCACACAGGAGATATCGGGTACATTGACAGGGAAGGTTATTTGTGGCTGGTTGACCGTTATGATGATTGCATTTTTTGGGGAGTGGATAATATTTATCCCCGGGAAATTGAAGAGGTGTTGATTGAACATCCGGATATTCAGGAAGCGGCTGTGGTCGGGGTGGACAGCTGGCGGGGAATTGAAATCACAGCATTTATTGTGAGTAATAATATATCTCTTACCGCGGGGGATATTGAAGTTTTTCTTAGAGAAAGTGATAAGCTTGCACACTTTAAAATTCCCGGAGCATATAAGTTTGTCAGTGAACTGCCCAGAGGAACAACCGGCAAAGTTCAAAGACGTTTGTTGGCTAAACGTATTAAAAAAACAATTCGCTGA